Proteins co-encoded in one Brassica oleracea var. oleracea cultivar TO1000 chromosome C4, BOL, whole genome shotgun sequence genomic window:
- the LOC106342205 gene encoding uncharacterized protein LOC106342205 has product MPIPKEIVDESFVESNLKLEFPNGEDREPVITIGEEVLIAMNGLWTRCMIVKVLGRSIPLLSLTRRLKELWKPAGSMFVMDLPKNFFMVRFGVEEEYMNALSGGPWRAFGSYLMVQAWTPEFDPLRDEIVTTPVWVRLAHIPVNFYHKTILMGIAKGLGKPIKVDCTTLKVERARFARICVEVNLNKPLKGTVMINGERYCVSYEGISTICSSCGMYGHLAYSCPCKVLEETPINVVLPVDMTQKNTEVAGMNTDFIPVRQARKGLTQNGQRGVTLRSNESREMVGNKTLIGSKSRGARQESMSEEIRVLNRFGGLNVEEDMEEQVEESGNREENKENENTTNIVSGGASKETEKEFSFGKNGNRGNQQPARLGPKDKKISSIRDPNPSKTKLRNVGPMRDLVFGPISGESGLSARGKRLRVEKENVGQPGGVFAGDGELDRNEKNYGHVYDKSNTQEQLAEMENLELDEAEASASQEREFLESVVA; this is encoded by the coding sequence ATGCCTATCCCGAAGGAGATTGTGGACGAGTCTTTTGTGGAATCAAATCTGAAACTAGAGTTCCCGAATGGTGAGGATAGAGAACCGGTGATAACGATTGGAGAGGAGGTTTTGATTGCTATGAATGGTTTATGGACGAGATGTATGATTGTTAAGGTCTTGGGGAGGAGTATCCCATTATTGAGCTTAACGAGAAGGCTGAAGGAGCTATGGAAACCTGCGGGATCAATGTTTGTGATGGATCTCCCGAAGAATTTTTTCATGGTTCGTTTTGGAGTAGAGGAGGAGTATATGAATGCGCTATCAGGTGGCCCATGGAGGGCTTTTGGGAGTTACCTTATGGTGCAAGCATGGACGCCTGAGTTTGATCCGCTGAGGGATGAGATAGTTACGACACCGGTTTGGGTTCGTTTAGCACATATCCCAGTTAATTTTTATCATAAAACGATACTGATGGGGATTGCCAAGGGGTTAGGAAAACCGATTAAGGTTGACTGCACCACGCTAAAAGTCGAAAGAGCTAGATTTGCGAGAATTTGTGTGGAGGTTAACCTTAATAAGCCATTGAAAGGGACAGTGATGATTAATGGTGAGAGGTACTGCGTATCATATGAAGGAATCTCGACGATCTGCTCGTCATGTGGTATGTATGGACACCTAGCCTATTCATGCCCATGTAAGGTACTGGAGGAAACTCCTATAAATGTGGTTCTTCCAGTGGACATGACACAAAAGAATACGGAGGTTGCAGGTATGAATACAGATTTTATCCCAGTGAGACAGGCGAGGAAAGGGCTAACTCAGAATGGGCAGAGAGGAGTTACACTGCGGAGTAATGAAAGTAGGGAGATGGTAGGAAATAAGACGTTGATCGGTAGTAAAAGTCGGGGGGCTCGTCAAGAGAGTATGTCGGAGGAGATAAGGGTTTTGAATAGGTTTGGAGGGTTGAATGTGGAGGAGGATATGGAGGAACAAGTGGAGGAGAGTGGGAATAGAGAAGAGAATAAAGAAAATGAGAATACTACTAATATAGTTTCTGGAGGAGCGAGCAAAGAGACTGAGAAGGAATTCTCGTTTGGAAAGAATGGAAACAGAGGGAACCAACAACCAGCTCGATTGGGTCCAAAAGATAAGAAGATTAGCAGCATTAGAGACCCAAATCCTTCTAAGACCAAACTGAGAAATGTTGGGCCTATGCGTGATTTGGTGTTTGGCCCAATAAGTGGGGAGAGTGGCCTGTCGGCGAGAGGGAAGAGACTACGAGTAGAGAAGGAAAATGTCGGCCAACCAGGTGGTGTTTTCGCAGGAGATGGGGAGCTAGACAGAAATGAGAAAAATTATGGGCATGTGTACGATAAAAGCAACACTCAGGAGCAACTTGCAGAGATGGAGAATCTGGAATTGGATGAGGCAGAAGCTAGTGCGAGCCAAGAACGAGAATTCCTGGAGAGTGTGGTGGCATAA